From one Triticum aestivum cultivar Chinese Spring chromosome 4B, IWGSC CS RefSeq v2.1, whole genome shotgun sequence genomic stretch:
- the LOC123094211 gene encoding auxin-responsive protein SAUR71-like, producing the protein MAWRRKSGGESSGSPGASPCRHDELEKVPRGHVPMVTGCGARVVVPVRLLREPCIAELLDMAAQQYGYGQPGVLRILCDAGHFRRVVDGALHRAD; encoded by the coding sequence ATGGCATGGAGGAGGAAGAGCGGCGGCGAGTCGTCGGGGTCGCCCGGCGCCTCGCCGTGCCGCCACGACGAGCTGGAGAAGGTCCCGAGAGGGCACGTCCCGATGGTCACCGGCTGCGGCGCGCGCGTGGTGGTTCCGGTGAGGCTGCTCCGGGAACCGTGCATCGCGGAGCTCCTAGACATGGCGGCGCAGCAGTACGGGTACGGCCAGCCGGGCGTGCTGCGGATCCTGTGCGACGCGGGACACTTCCGCCGGGTCGTCGACGGCGCGCTGCACAGAGCCGACTAG
- the LOC123094213 gene encoding auxin-responsive protein SAUR71, with protein sequence MAWRQKNGGESSLSPGASPCRDDEREKVPRGHVPMVTGCGARVVVPVRLLRDPCIAELLDMAAQQYGYGQPGVLRIPCDAGHFRRVVDGALHRAD encoded by the coding sequence ATGGCGTGGAGGCAGAAGAACGGCGGCGAGTCGTCGTTGTCGCCCGGCGCCTCGCCGTGCCGCGACGACGAGCGGGAGAAGGTCCCCAGAGGGCACGTCCCGATGGTCACCGGCTGCGGCGCGCGCGTGGTGGTGCCGGTGAGGCTGCTCCGGGACCCGTGCATCGCGGAGCTGCTCGACATGGCGGCGCAGCAGTACGGCTACGGCCAGCCCGGCGTGCTGCGGATCCCGTGCGACGCCGGGCATTTCCGCCGGGTCGTCGACGGCGCGCTGCACAGAGCCGACTAG